The region CTACCAGCGTTGAGGCGACGCCGGCAACCGGCTCGCTACCAGCGTCTCACGCAACGGTGCGACGGCTGGCCGCCAAGTTACGGCTTGTTCGCAGCGCGGCGAGTGCTTCGCACACGGCCAGACCGAGCCTGGGTTCGGCGCGGGCCACGATCGCGGACTCGGTCGCTCCGTCTCCGGCAGATACCGTGTGCATGCTATAGTCGCAGGCGTGTCACTGATCAAGCGCCAACTGGAGGAAGTGTGGAGTTCGCTCCGTGCGGCCGCAAACCGGCGCCGGAGCGTGCTGCAAGCCGTCCGCATCAGGAATCTGCGCGGCATCGGCGACCTGCGCGTGCCGTTCTCCTATCCGGTCAGTGTGCTCGCCGGGCCCAATCGGTGCGGCAAGTCGACCGTGCTGTTCGCCTGTGCCTGCGCCTACCGCGTTCCCGACCGGCCGCGTGACAACAGTCCCGGTGTCTTGTTTCCCAACTTCGCGGGCCGTTCGTCCGGAGAGTTCTCGGACCTCGTGCCACCGACCGAACTGGAGTTCGAGTATCTGCATCACGGCGACCACGTCGCCATGGCGTGGCGGCGAGGCAAGTCTTGGAACCGGAGCTATCTCGGCCGCCCGAACGCCAGTCAGCCGGAACGGGCGCTCTACCTGCGCACCCTGGCGAATCTTACCAATCCATCCGAGGTGCGCAGCATCCTGCAGTTGGCGCGCAAGGAGTTCGGAGCTACCGAGATTACGCCCGACTTGCTCCTCTTTGCGGATCGCATTCTCGGGAGTCACTATCGCAAACTGTCGATCATTCACGCCGGCGCAAGAGACCTGCTGTTTGCCGACGGCCGTTCCGGTGCGCCGTCGAATTACTCCGAGTTCCACATGTCATCCGGGGAACGCGCCAGACTGCGTCTGTCGAAAGACCTGTCACAGCTCCGGGGAGCGTTGGTACTCATCGACGAACTGGAAGTCGGGTTGCATCCCTATACACAGCAACAAACCATGCTGGAACTCCAGCGTCTTGCGCTGCGCCGGGAACTGCAAGTCGTGGTCGCCACGCACAGCCCGGTAGTGCTCGACAGTGTGCCGGAAGAGGCTCGATTGTTCCTGGACCGCGATGACGTCACGGCGGAGGTCCGGCTCGTGCTGCCGTACCGCGACATTCTGCAGAAGGCGCTCTACGGTCAGTCACGCGATCAACTCTCCATACTATGTGAAGACGCGATTGCCGAGGCGGTGATTCATGGTGTTCTCGACGTGCTCAACCCTCAAATCGGGATGCGCCATGACGATTTCGTGATCGGCCGGGACACTGGTCAGGATGAGTTTCCGGGCCACGTTCGTACCATGGGCAAATTCAACAAGCTGCGCGACTTCCTGGTAGTACTCGACGGCGATGGGCGGCATCGGGCAGCCGGGATTGG is a window of Spirochaetaceae bacterium DNA encoding:
- a CDS encoding AAA family ATPase, coding for MSLIKRQLEEVWSSLRAAANRRRSVLQAVRIRNLRGIGDLRVPFSYPVSVLAGPNRCGKSTVLFACACAYRVPDRPRDNSPGVLFPNFAGRSSGEFSDLVPPTELEFEYLHHGDHVAMAWRRGKSWNRSYLGRPNASQPERALYLRTLANLTNPSEVRSILQLARKEFGATEITPDLLLFADRILGSHYRKLSIIHAGARDLLFADGRSGAPSNYSEFHMSSGERARLRLSKDLSQLRGALVLIDELEVGLHPYTQQQTMLELQRLALRRELQVVVATHSPVVLDSVPEEARLFLDRDDVTAEVRLVLPYRDILQKALYGQSRDQLSILCEDAIAEAVIHGVLDVLNPQIGMRHDDFVIGRDTGQDEFPGHVRTMGKFNKLRDFLVVLDGDGRHRAAGIGEIASRFGHSMQPLFLPGEGPPEGWIWDTLQAQAAEYAEILGIPATDLRAEMRGIERLLAGSVRQRDRVKAALRALGDRLNRSTTELARTVARQEAAAGRSPMPRFQIELREQIETWRRR